The Streptomyces pratensis genomic interval GCTCAGCGCCTGCAGGCCATCGGCGCCGACCAGGTCGCCCCCGGCACCAACGTCGCCACGCCCGTCTTCGACGGTGCGCGCGAGGACGAGATCTCCGGTCTCTTCGGAGCCACGATCCCGAACCGCGACGGCGACCGCCTGGTCCAGCCCTCCGGCAAGGCCCAGCTGTACGACGGCCGCTCCGGCGAGCCGTTCCCGGACCCGGTCTCGGTCGGGTACATGTACATCCTCAAGCTGCACCACCTGGTCGACGACAAGCTCCACGCGCGTTCGACCGGCCCGTACTCCATGATCACGCAGCAGCCGCTGGGTGGTAAGGCGCAGTTCGGTGGGCAGCGATTCGGTGAGATGGAGGTGTGGGCCCTTGAGGCTTACGGCGCCGCATACGCCCTCCAGGAACTGCTGACGATCAAGTCTGACGACGTCACCGGCCGCGTGAAGGTCTACGAGGCGATCGTCAAGGGCGAGAACATCCCCGAGCCGGGCATTCCCGAGTCCTTCAAGGTGCTCATCAAGGAAATGCAGTCGCTCTGCCTCAACGTGGAGGTGCTGTCCTCGGACGGCATGTCCATCGAGATGCGCGACACGGACGAGGACGTCTTCCGCGCGGCGGAGGAGCTCGGTATCGACCTGTCCCGGCGAGAGCCGAGCAGCGTCGAAGAGGTCTGACGGGTTGCCCGGCCGGATCCCAGTGATCCGGCCGGCCCTCCCCGGACCCGTTCAGACCATTGCTGAAGTGCCCCGATTTCTCGCTTGAAGCGAGGGGGCTCGAACCCCCGAAAGAGGGATTGACGACAAGTGCTCGACGTCAACTTCTTCGACGAGCTGCGGATCGGCCTTGCCACCGCGGACGACATCCGGACCTGGTCCCACGGCGAAGTGAAGAAGCCGGAGACCATCAACTACCGCACGCTCAAGCCCGAGAAGGACGGACTCTTCTGCGAGAAGATCTTCGGTCCGACCCGGGACTGGGAGTGCTACTGCGGCAAGTACAAGCGTGTCCGCTTCAAGGGCATCATCTGTGAGCGCTGTGGCGTAGAGGTCACGCGCGCCAAGGTGCGCCGTGAGCGCATGGGTCACATCGAGCTTGCCGCTCCCGTCACCCACATCTGGTACTTCAAGGGCGTCCCGTCGCGCCTCGGATACCTGCTGGACCTCGCGCCGAAGGACCTCGAGAAGGTCATCTACTTCGCCGCGTACATGATCACGTTCGTCGACGAGGAGCGCCGCACGCGCGACCTCCCGTCGCTGGAGGCGCACGTCTCCGTCGAGCGCCAGCAGATCGAGAACCGCCGCGACTCGGACCTCGAGAACCGCGCCAAGAAGCTCGAGACCGACCTGGCCGAGCTCGAGGCCGAGGGCGCCAAGGCCGACGTACGCCGCAAGGTGCGCGAAGGTGCCGAGCGCGAGATGAAGCAGCTGCGCGACCGTGCGCAGCGCGAGATCGACCGTCTCGACGAGGTGTGGAGCCGCTTCAAGAACCTCAAGGTCCAGGACCTCGAGGGCGACGAGCTGCTCTACCGCGAGCTGCGTGACCGCTTCGGCACGTACTTCGACGGCTGCATGGGCGCCGCCGCGCTGCAGAAGCGCCTGGAGTCCTTCGACCTCGACGAGGAGGCCGAGCGCCTCCGCGAGATCATCCGGACCGGCAAGGGCCAGAAGAAGACCCGTGCGCTCAAGCGCCTCAAGGTCGTCTCCGCGTTCCTGCAGACCAGCAACAAGCCCAAGGGCATGGTGCTCGACTGCGTGCCGGTCATCCCGCCGGACCTGCGTCCGATGGTGCAGCTGGACGGTGGCCGCTTCGCGACCTCCGACCTGAACGACCTGTACCGCCGTGTGATCAACCGCAACAACCGCCTCAAGCGTCTCCTTGACCTCGGTGCCCCCGAGATCATCGTGAACAACGAGAAGCGGATGCTGCAGGAGGCCGTCGACGCGCTGTTCGACAACGGCCGCCGTGGTCGCCCGGTCACCGGTCCCGGTAACCGCCCCCTGAAGTCCCTCAGCGACATGCTGAAGGGCAAGCAGGGCCGTTTCCGTCAGAACCTCCTCGGCAAGCGCGTGGACTACTCCGCGCGTTCCGTGATCGTCGTCGGTCCGCAGCTCAAGCTGCACCAGTGCGGTCTGCCGAAGGCGATGGCGCTGGAGCTCTTCAAGCCGTTCGTGATGAAGCGCCTGGTGGACCTGAACCACGCGCAGAACATCAAGTCGGCCAAGCGCATGGTCGAGCGTGGCCGCACCGTCGTGTACGACGTCCTCGAAGAGGTCATCGCCGAACACCCGGTGCTGCTGAACCGTGCGCCCACGCTGCACCGCCTCGGCATCCAGGCCTTCGAGCCCCAGCTGGTCGAGGGCAAGGCCATCCAGATCCACCCGCTCGTCTGCACCGCGTTCAACGCGGACTTCGACGGTGACCAGATGGCCGTGCACCTGCCGCTCTCCGCGGAGGCGCAGGCCGAGGCCCGCATCCTGATGCTGTCCTCGAACAACATCCTGAAGCCGGCCGACGGTCGTCCCGTCACCATGCCGACCCAGGACATGGTGCTGGGCCTCTTCTTCCTCACCACGGACGAAGAGGGCCGCAACGTCAAGGGCACGGACCGCGCGTTCGGCTCCACGGCCGAGGCCACCATGGCCTTCGACGCCCGCGAGCTGTCGCTCCAGGCGAAGGTCGACATCCGCTTCCCGGTCGGCACCATGCCGCCGCGTGGCTGGGTGCCGCCGGTCGCCGAGGAGGGCGAGCCCGAGTACCAGCCGGGTGACACCTTCCGCCTGCGTACGAGCCTGGGCCGCGCGCTCTTCAACGAGCTGCTGCCCGAGGACTACCCGTTCGTCGACTACTCGGTGGGCAAGAAGCAGCTCTCCGAGATCGTCAACGACCTGGCCGAGCGCTACCCCAAGGTCATCGTGGCGGCGACGCTCGACAACCTGAAGGCGGCCGGTTTCCACTGGGCGACCCGCTCCGGTGTGACCGTGGCCATCTCCGACGTCGTCGTGCCCGAGGCCAAGAAGGCCATCGTCAGGGGCTACGAGGAGCAGGACGAGAAGGTCCAGAAGCAGTACGAGCGCGGTCTGATCACCAAGGACGAGCGCACGCAGGAGCTCATCGCGATCTGGACCAAGGCGACCAACGAGGTTGCCGAGGCGATGAACGCGAACTTCCCGAAGACCAACCCCATCTTCATGATGGTCGACTCGGGTGCCCGAGGAAACATGATGCAGATGCGTCAGATCGCGGGTATGCGTGGTCTGGTGTCGAACGCCAAGAACGAGACGATCCCGCGTCCCATCAAGGCGTCCTTCCGTGAGGGCCTCACCGTTCTGGAGTACTTCATCTCCACGCACGGTGCCCGTAAGGGTCTGGCGGACACCGCCCTGCGTACCGCCGACTCGGGTTACCTGACCCGTCGTCTGGTGGACGTCTCGCAGGACGTCATCATCCGCGAGGAGGACTGCGGCACCGACCGCGGCCTCAAGCTGAAGATCGCCGTCAAGGGTGCGGACGGAGTCCTGCGCAAGACGGACGACGTCGAGACCTCGGTCTACGCCCGCATGCTCGCCGAGGACGTCGTCGTCGACGGCAAGGTCATCGCGCCTGCCAACGTCGACCTCGGTGACGTCCTGATCGACGCCCTCGTGGGCGCCGGCGTCGAGGAGGTCAAGACCCGCTCGGTCCTGACCTGTGAGTCCGCGGTCGGCACCTGTGCCTTCTGCTACGGACGCTCGCTCGCCACCGGCAAGCTGGTCGACATCGGTGAGGCGGTCGGCATCATCGCCGCCCAGTCCATCGGTGAGCCCGGTACCCAGCTGACGATGCGTACCTTCCACACCGGTGGTGTGGCCGGTGACGACATCACGCAGGGTCTGCCCCGTGTCGTCGAGCTCTTCGAGGCGCGTACCCCCAAGGGTGTCGCCCCGATCTCGGAGGCCAAGGGCCGGGTCCGCATCGAGGAGACCGAGAAGACCAAGAAGCTCGTCGTCACCCCGGACGACGGCAGCGAGGAGACGGCGTTCCCGATCTCCAAGCGTGCCCGTCTCCTGGTGGGCGAGGGCGACCCGGTCGAGGTGGGCCAGAAGCTCACCGTCGGTGCCACCAACCCGCACGACGTGCTGCGGATCCTCGGTCAGCGCGCGGTCCAGGTCCACCTGGTCGGCGAGGTCCAGAAGGTCTACAACTCGCAGGGTGTGTCGATCCACGACAAGCACATCGAGATCATCATCCGGCAGATGCTGCGCCGCGTGACGATCATCGAGTCCGGCGACGCGGAGCTGCTGCCGGGCGAGCTCGTCGAGCGCTCGAAGTTCGAGACCGAGAACCGTCGTGTGGTCACCGAGGGCGGGCACCCCGCCTCCGGCCGTCCGCAGCTGATGGGTATCACCAAGGCCTCGCTCGCCACCGAGTCGTGGCTGTCGGCGGCGTCCTTCCAGGAGACGACCAGGGTCCTGACCGACGCGGCGATCAACGCCAAGTCGGACTCCCTGATCGGCCTCAAGGAGAACGTCATCATCGGTAAGCTCATCCCGGCCGGTACGGGTCTCTCCCGCTACCGCAACATCCGGGTCGAGCCGACCGAGGAGGCCAAGGCCGCGATGTACTCGGCCGTCGGCTACGACGACATCGACTACTCGCCGTTCGGCACGGGCTCCGGCCAGGCCGTTCCGCTGGAGGACTACGACTACGGTCCGTACAACCAGTAGAAGTGAGTGAGAAGGGCGCCCATCCCGTCGCGTACGGGGTGGGCGCCCTTCTGCGTGGAGCCGCCGGACGCCGTGAGGTCGGTCACCCCGGGTGACCTGTGGCGAGCCGGTGGCCGCCGGGCATCCGAGGCGCCGCCGGGCCGCGGTGATGTCGTTTACGCTGGTGGGAGCGGCTGTGCCGGCCGGGCGGGTGCCGCCGCGAGTGGCCGTTGTGTCCGGTTGCGTCGAAGCCCGGGGAGCGAGGGCCCGGGGTGGACAGCATTTGTTTTGACCCAGCTCCGTGAGGTAGGTACGCTCAAGCCTTGTGCCTGGGGTGTGCCTGGGCTCGGGTGCGTGTCCTCAACCGCATGGCGAGTCCGTAAGTGGCCACCGCAATCTGCGTTTCTTCTGCCTTGCGGCAGGGGCGTGCAGTATTCGACACACCCGACCGCGTGGGTCGGAGGGTGTTCCAGGTTAGTTTCACGAACGGCACACAGAAACCGGAGAAGTAGTGCCTACGATCCAGCAGCTGGTCCGGAAGGGCCGGCAGGACAAGGTCGAGAAGAACAAGACGCCCGCGCTCGAGGGTTCGCCCCAGCGTCGTGGTGTCTGCACGCGTGTGTTCACGACCACCCCGAAGAAGCCGAACTCGGCGCTCCGTAAGGTCGCGCGTGTGCGTCTGACCTCCGGTATCGAGGTCACGGCCTACATCCCGGGTGAGGGGCACAACCTGCAGGAGCACTCCATCGTGCTCGTGCGTGGTGGCCGTGTGAAGGACCTGCCGGGTGTTCGTTACAAGATCATCCGCGGTTCGCTCGACACCCAGGGTGTCAAGAACCGCAAGCAGGCCCGCAGCCGCTACGGCGCCAAGAAGGAGAAGTAAGAATGCCTCGTAAGGGCCCCGCCCCGAAGCGCCCGGTCATCATCGACCCGGTCTACAGCTCTCCTCTTGTCACCTCGCTGATCAACAAGATCCTGCTCGACGGCAAGCGTTCCACCGCCGAGCGGATCGTGTACGGCGCCATGGAAGGCCTCCGCGAGAAGACCGGCGCTGACCCGGTCATCACGCTGAAGCGCGCGCTTGAGAACGTCAAGCCCTCGCTCGAGGTCAAGTCCCGCCGTGTCGGTGGCGCCACCTACCAGGTGCCGATCGAGGTCAAGCCCGGCCGCGCCGCCACCCTCGCTCTGCGCTGGGTCGTGGGTTACTCCCGCGCCCGCCGCGAGAAGACCATGACCGAGCGCCTCATGAACGAGCTGCTCGACGCCTCCAACGGTCTTGGCGCTGCCGTCAAGAAGCGTGAGGACACCCACAAGATGGCCGAGTCCAACAAGGCCTTCGCGCACTACCGCTGGTAGTCGCTCACCCCATCGAGACCGAGAGAAGATTGAGCCTTATGGCCACCACTTCGCTTGACCTGGCCAAGGTCCGCAACATCGGGATCATGGCCCACATCGACGCGGGCAAGACGACCACCACTGAGCGGATCCTCTTCTACACCGGCGTTTCGTACAAGATCGGTGAAGTCCACGACGGCGCAGCCACGATGGACTGGATGGAGCAGGAGCAGGAGCGCGGCATCACGATCACGTCCGCCGCGACGACCTGTCACTGGCCGCTCAATGATGTTGACCACACCATCAACATCATCGACACCCCGGGTCACGTCGACTTCACCGTCGAGGTGGAGCGTTCGCTCCGCGTCCTCGACGGTGCTGTCACCGTGTTCGACGGTGTGGCCGGCGTCGAGCCCCAGTCCGAGACCGTCTGGCGTCAGGCGGACCGCTACGGCGTGCCGCGTATCTGCTTCGTCAACAAGCTCGACCGCACGGGCGCCGACTTCCTCCGTTGCGTCGACATGATCGTCCAGCGCCTCGGCGCGGTCCCGATCGTCATGCAGCTCCCCATCGGTGCGGAGGCAGACTTCCGCGGCGTCGTCGACCTCGTGACGATGAAGGCCTTCGTGTACCCCGAAGAGGCCGTCAAGGGCGAGATGTACGACACCGTCGAGATCCCGGACGACCTCAAGGAGGCCGCCGAGGAATGGCGCGGCAAGCTCCTCGAGGCCGTCTCGGAGAACGACGACCAGATGATGGAGCTGTACCTCGAGGGCGAAGAGCCCACCGAGGAGCAGCTGCACGAGGCGATCCGTCGGATCACCCTCGCGTCGAAGGGCTCGGCCGACTCCGTCACCGTGACCCCCGTCTTCTGCGGCACCGCGTTCAAGAACAAGGGCGTCCAGCCCCTGCTCGACGCCGTCGTCCGCTACCTGCCTTCCCCCCTGGACGTCGAGGCCATCGAGGGCCACGACGTCAAGGACCCGGAGAAGGTCGTCCAGCGGAAGCCCTCGGACGACGAGCCGTTCTCCGGCCTGGCGTTCAAGATCGCGAGCGACCCGCACCTCGGCAAGCTCACCTTCGTCCGGATCTACTCCGGTCGCCTCGAGGCCGGCACTGCGGTGCTGAACTCGGTCAAGGGCAAGAAGGAGCGCATCGGCAAGATCTACCGCATGCACGCGAACAAGCGTGAGGAGATCCCCTCGGTGGGCGCCGGTGACATCGTCGCCGTCATGGGCCTGAAGCAGACCACCACCGGTGAGACGCTGTGTGACGACAAGAACCCGGTGATCCTGGAGTCCATGGACTTCCCGGCGCCGGTCATCCAGGTCGCCATCGAGCCCAAGTCCAAGGGTGACCAGGAGAAGCTGGGTGTCGCCATCCAGCGCCTCTCGGAGGAGGACCCCTCCTTCCAGGTGCACTCGGACGAGGAGACCGGCCAGACCATCATCGGTGGTATGGGCGAGCTTCACCTCGAGGTGCTCGTCGACCGCATGAAGCGCGAGTTCCGCGTCGAGGCGAACGTCGGCAAGCCCCAGGTCGCATATCGTGAGACGATCCGCAAGGCCGTCGAGCGCATCGACTACACGCACAAGAAGCAGACTGGTGGTACCGGCCAGTTCGCGAAGGTGCAGATCGCCATCGAGCCCATCGAGGGTGGCGACGCGTCCTACGAGTTCGTCAACAAGGTCACCGGTGGCCGCATCCCCCGGGAGTACATCCCCTCGGTGGACGCGGGTGCGCAGGAAGCCATGCAGTTCGGCATCCTGGCCGGTTACGAGATGGTCGGCGTCCGCGTCACCCTTCTCGACGGTGGTTACCACGAGGTCGACTCCTCGGAGCTCGCCTTCAA includes:
- a CDS encoding DNA-directed RNA polymerase subunit beta', whose amino-acid sequence is MLDVNFFDELRIGLATADDIRTWSHGEVKKPETINYRTLKPEKDGLFCEKIFGPTRDWECYCGKYKRVRFKGIICERCGVEVTRAKVRRERMGHIELAAPVTHIWYFKGVPSRLGYLLDLAPKDLEKVIYFAAYMITFVDEERRTRDLPSLEAHVSVERQQIENRRDSDLENRAKKLETDLAELEAEGAKADVRRKVREGAEREMKQLRDRAQREIDRLDEVWSRFKNLKVQDLEGDELLYRELRDRFGTYFDGCMGAAALQKRLESFDLDEEAERLREIIRTGKGQKKTRALKRLKVVSAFLQTSNKPKGMVLDCVPVIPPDLRPMVQLDGGRFATSDLNDLYRRVINRNNRLKRLLDLGAPEIIVNNEKRMLQEAVDALFDNGRRGRPVTGPGNRPLKSLSDMLKGKQGRFRQNLLGKRVDYSARSVIVVGPQLKLHQCGLPKAMALELFKPFVMKRLVDLNHAQNIKSAKRMVERGRTVVYDVLEEVIAEHPVLLNRAPTLHRLGIQAFEPQLVEGKAIQIHPLVCTAFNADFDGDQMAVHLPLSAEAQAEARILMLSSNNILKPADGRPVTMPTQDMVLGLFFLTTDEEGRNVKGTDRAFGSTAEATMAFDARELSLQAKVDIRFPVGTMPPRGWVPPVAEEGEPEYQPGDTFRLRTSLGRALFNELLPEDYPFVDYSVGKKQLSEIVNDLAERYPKVIVAATLDNLKAAGFHWATRSGVTVAISDVVVPEAKKAIVRGYEEQDEKVQKQYERGLITKDERTQELIAIWTKATNEVAEAMNANFPKTNPIFMMVDSGARGNMMQMRQIAGMRGLVSNAKNETIPRPIKASFREGLTVLEYFISTHGARKGLADTALRTADSGYLTRRLVDVSQDVIIREEDCGTDRGLKLKIAVKGADGVLRKTDDVETSVYARMLAEDVVVDGKVIAPANVDLGDVLIDALVGAGVEEVKTRSVLTCESAVGTCAFCYGRSLATGKLVDIGEAVGIIAAQSIGEPGTQLTMRTFHTGGVAGDDITQGLPRVVELFEARTPKGVAPISEAKGRVRIEETEKTKKLVVTPDDGSEETAFPISKRARLLVGEGDPVEVGQKLTVGATNPHDVLRILGQRAVQVHLVGEVQKVYNSQGVSIHDKHIEIIIRQMLRRVTIIESGDAELLPGELVERSKFETENRRVVTEGGHPASGRPQLMGITKASLATESWLSAASFQETTRVLTDAAINAKSDSLIGLKENVIIGKLIPAGTGLSRYRNIRVEPTEEAKAAMYSAVGYDDIDYSPFGTGSGQAVPLEDYDYGPYNQ
- the rpsL gene encoding 30S ribosomal protein S12, coding for MPTIQQLVRKGRQDKVEKNKTPALEGSPQRRGVCTRVFTTTPKKPNSALRKVARVRLTSGIEVTAYIPGEGHNLQEHSIVLVRGGRVKDLPGVRYKIIRGSLDTQGVKNRKQARSRYGAKKEK
- the rpsG gene encoding 30S ribosomal protein S7, with the protein product MPRKGPAPKRPVIIDPVYSSPLVTSLINKILLDGKRSTAERIVYGAMEGLREKTGADPVITLKRALENVKPSLEVKSRRVGGATYQVPIEVKPGRAATLALRWVVGYSRARREKTMTERLMNELLDASNGLGAAVKKREDTHKMAESNKAFAHYRW
- the fusA gene encoding elongation factor G, with protein sequence MATTSLDLAKVRNIGIMAHIDAGKTTTTERILFYTGVSYKIGEVHDGAATMDWMEQEQERGITITSAATTCHWPLNDVDHTINIIDTPGHVDFTVEVERSLRVLDGAVTVFDGVAGVEPQSETVWRQADRYGVPRICFVNKLDRTGADFLRCVDMIVQRLGAVPIVMQLPIGAEADFRGVVDLVTMKAFVYPEEAVKGEMYDTVEIPDDLKEAAEEWRGKLLEAVSENDDQMMELYLEGEEPTEEQLHEAIRRITLASKGSADSVTVTPVFCGTAFKNKGVQPLLDAVVRYLPSPLDVEAIEGHDVKDPEKVVQRKPSDDEPFSGLAFKIASDPHLGKLTFVRIYSGRLEAGTAVLNSVKGKKERIGKIYRMHANKREEIPSVGAGDIVAVMGLKQTTTGETLCDDKNPVILESMDFPAPVIQVAIEPKSKGDQEKLGVAIQRLSEEDPSFQVHSDEETGQTIIGGMGELHLEVLVDRMKREFRVEANVGKPQVAYRETIRKAVERIDYTHKKQTGGTGQFAKVQIAIEPIEGGDASYEFVNKVTGGRIPREYIPSVDAGAQEAMQFGILAGYEMVGVRVTLLDGGYHEVDSSELAFKIAGSQAFKEGARKASPVLLEPMMAVEVTTPEDYMGEVVGDINSRRGQIQAMEERHGARVVKGLVPLSEMFGYVGDLRSKTSGRASYSMQFDSYAEVPRNVAEEIIAKAKGE